The genomic window AGAAATCGAGCGGTGTTCTCGTCATATTGATCTGCGGCGCTACCGCAGAATGCCAACCGCTCCTCCCGATAGTGATCTCTGTAATGGTAAGCTGCAGTGAGAACTGAGCGCGACCCGTCCGCGCAAGCCGCGACGACCAGGACAGCTTGCCCACAAAACAGACTAGGTACTATCGCGCCCGATGCATCAGGCAAGTCTGGGAAGACAATTGTCGCATGAAACGTAGCCGGACGATCGGACGTTGGAAAATCGAATCGAGCAACATAGCAGCTATCAAAATCAAAGGGGTACGGTTCGTCTACCAGTGTACAAGAGAGAAAAGTAGTATCTGAGATTCTCAGTGAACCATTCACGGTACTTTCTCCGCCAACTCGCCCATCTACCCAACTCCAGTTCGGAGTTAGCGGTCCGTCGAAGTCGTCCAACTGCTCCAAGCACCCTTGACCTGAATAGCAGTCACCTTTGAGTCCACGGGAGGCTCCCCCCAAGACTGTAAGTGCCAGCAAGGCAGTGAGAATTGTCCTACTACACGCAGAATTGGCCATGAACCATCTCCCGTTCGGTTTCGTTTGGTTCTCTCGCGCCGACTTGCTAAACGCGCAGTCCCAATAACTGACATTGATCGCATAGAAGGTACTCCCTCTTCGCCCAATTGACAATAAAAAACGGCGGTCGTGGGACCGCCGCTTCGATTACGAACTCTTTAGCGATATGTTAGGTCAGATAGGCCCGGAGGCTGCGAGAACGCGAGGCATGCCGCAAGCGGCGGATCGCTTTCTCTTTGATCTGACGGACACGTTCGCGGGTGAGATTAAAGCGGGCGCCAATCTCTTCGAGGGTTAACGGCTTTTCATGATTAAGCCCGAAATACAGATTGATCACCTCCGCCTCACGTGGCGTGAGCGTGTCGAGCGCTTTCTCGATTTCCAGTCGCAGGGACTGGTCGAGGAGCGCTTCATCGGGAGCGGGCTGGAATTCATCTTCGAGCACGTCGATCAGACTGTTGTCTTCCGACACCGAAAACGGCGCATCCAGCGACAGATGCGAATTGGAAATCTTGAGCGTGTCGGAAACTTCGGCTTCCGAAAGCTCCAACTCGTTCGCGATTTCCTCGGGCGACGGTTCGCGGCCGTACTCCTGCTCGAGCGACGAGGACACTTTGCCGATTTTGTGCAGTGTGCCCACGCGGTTGAGCGGAAGCCGGACGATGCGCGACTGCTCGGCCAGCGCCTGCAGAATCGCCTGCCGGATCCACCAGACGGCGTAGGAGATGAATTTGAACCCACGCGTCCAGTCGAACCGTTTTGCGGCCTTGATCAGTCCGATGTTCCCCTCGTTGATTAGATCCGCCAGCGACAGACCCTGGTTTTGATACTGCTTGGCAACGCTGACGACGAAGCGCAAGTTGGCCTTGGTCAGGGCTTCCAGAGCTTTCTGGTCGCCCTCATGAATTCTTTTCGCCAGGCGCACTTCCTCATCAGCGTTAATCAGCGGGGTTTCGCCGATTTCGCGCAGATACAAATCCAGCGATCGATCTTCATCCCGATACTTCTTGGACTGTCTCGCCAATAAAAACCCGTCCTCACTAAATGGTTAAACAGTGACACTCACGCCCGCTGTCCTCCCGTTAACGAGCGCTGGTTAGATACGTCGGTACTAACTCGGTTTGATGGCAAAATATTTGACGTTGCCGCTGACATCAAAACCGATGAGCGCG from Candidatus Zixiibacteriota bacterium includes these protein-coding regions:
- a CDS encoding sigma-70 family RNA polymerase sigma factor; protein product: MARQSKKYRDEDRSLDLYLREIGETPLINADEEVRLAKRIHEGDQKALEALTKANLRFVVSVAKQYQNQGLSLADLINEGNIGLIKAAKRFDWTRGFKFISYAVWWIRQAILQALAEQSRIVRLPLNRVGTLHKIGKVSSSLEQEYGREPSPEEIANELELSEAEVSDTLKISNSHLSLDAPFSVSEDNSLIDVLEDEFQPAPDEALLDQSLRLEIEKALDTLTPREAEVINLYFGLNHEKPLTLEEIGARFNLTRERVRQIKEKAIRRLRHASRSRSLRAYLT